In the Campylobacter sputorum subsp. sputorum genome, CCATAATATCGCATAAAAAGGAGTTAGTATGAATGAAGTTTTGATACTAAGTGGTGCCGGACTTAGTGCAGATAGTGGATTAAAAACTTTTCGTGATAATGGCGGCCTTTGGGAAGAATATGATGTTATGGAAGTTTGTTCTGTTGGTGGATTTGCAAAGGATAGAAAAAAAGTACTTGATTTTTATAATAAAAGAAGAGCACAACTTAAAGATGCAAAGCCAAATGAAGCGCATTTTAATATAGCTAGATTAAAATCAAAATTTAAAGATAAAATTTCTGTTTTAACGCAAAATGTTGATGATTTGCTAGAAAGAGCAGGGTGTGAGGATGTGATTCATTTACACGGCGAGCTAACAAAACTTAGGTGTGAAAGGTGCGGCGAAATATTTGATATAGGATATGATGGAATGAATGGCAAAAAATGTCCAAAGTGTAGAAGCGAATTTTTGCGTCATCATGTAGTAATGTTTGGAGAAATGGCGCCTTTTTATGAAATTTTGTTTCAAAGACTTAATGAGATGAAACTTTTTGTTTGTATAGGTTCAAGTGGAGAGGTTTTAGATGTCGCAAGTTATGCTAGGATTGCTAAATTTAGTATCTTAAATAATCTATCACCTTCTAAAATAGACAAAAATTTTGATAAAGTTTATAACGAAACAGCGGTTAATGCAGCCCATAAAATTTATAAAGATATAGAAGAATTTTTAAGTAACTAAACACAATCTAAGCCTATTAAGGCTTAGATTAGATTACTCTAGTGTAAAGAGTATGTTTTTACCATCTTGGTAAGATAATATATTAAATTTACCATCTTTTAATACTATGCTTCTTGCATTTGTAATTTCGCTTGGATAAGACAAAGTTTGTTCTATCTTTTCGCTTTTTGGATCAATTAATATTATCACATTATGATTTTTGCTAAGTGCATAAATTTTATCATTATCATATATCATAGAAGTTATATAAAGATCTCCTAAACTCGCATTGTCTTTTAAATTTGCATCCGGTGTGAATTCACCTGATAAGGTCATATCTTTTATCAAAATTTTAGATATAACAAAAGTTTTTTTATCTTTATTGTTTGGAACTGTTGCTATATAAATATATTTTCCATCATTTGTCATACTAGCGATATGATTTAGTTTTGCTCTTACTGTGCTAATTCTACCCCTACCAAGATCTTGTTTATTTGTTTCAAATTTATCTCTTCCTTTTATAAAATCGGCATAACCAGCCACTTCGTCTGCATTATCGTTTTTAGCAAATTTTAAAAAAGTTTTGTTTGAGCCCATTAATATAAATTTATTTTCGCCAAGCGCATTAACTGATATTATCGGATCTATGGTTGCAGAAAAATAAGGATCTATCTGTAATTCACTTGTAGTATTAAAATTTGTATCCATAAAATAAACATTCCATTTTGAACTTGCTATAAACTCGCCATTTGCAAACTCAAAAGAATTTATAGGTTTTGATAAATTTATATCTTGCTTTGAAG is a window encoding:
- a CDS encoding SIR2 family NAD-dependent protein deacylase, with translation MNEVLILSGAGLSADSGLKTFRDNGGLWEEYDVMEVCSVGGFAKDRKKVLDFYNKRRAQLKDAKPNEAHFNIARLKSKFKDKISVLTQNVDDLLERAGCEDVIHLHGELTKLRCERCGEIFDIGYDGMNGKKCPKCRSEFLRHHVVMFGEMAPFYEILFQRLNEMKLFVCIGSSGEVLDVASYARIAKFSILNNLSPSKIDKNFDKVYNETAVNAAHKIYKDIEEFLSN